Within Zootoca vivipara chromosome 17, rZooViv1.1, whole genome shotgun sequence, the genomic segment GCTATGATAAGTTATAGATCTGTACATTTgtatctcctccctcccccttctcccaaGCCCAGTTCAGGAAGCTTAAGTGCATATCAGACATGGTAAATGACACACAAATTtgctaaaggggaaaaaagctttTTCCAAAGCTGTCACTCTGCAATCGTTTATAAAAGGAGGccgtgggggtgtgtgtgtgtcagtaacTGGAGTTCTGTGCGATTGCTGAATTATGCCttgcaggacacacacacacaccagaaagaaaaacagcagcaacatcacCTCACATTAGCAGTAAGAACAACACATCAATTCTAATTTAAACCTACATATTAATATAAGCAGTCTATGTGTTCAAATAGATTGATGATAACAagacagtgcgatgcagcagcaaaaatagcttTGAAAAAGGTAATACGAATTCTTTGCTACAGCAACACaagtatagcatccagatcaggggaagtaattgtaccactctacagtggtgccttggtttacgaacttaatacgttcctgaagtccattcttaaaccgaatccgttcttaaaccgaggcgcgctttccctaatgaggcctctcgccgccggtgcccttccaccgtttgacTTCCGTTCGTAAAGTTCActaactggaacactacttccggttttgcggagttcgtaaacatGGCTgttttaaactgaggtaccactgtattctgccttggttagacctcacctggagtcctcTGCTCATTTCTGGGCATCATTGTTTAaagatattgacaaactggaaagtgtgcagagggcGGCAttaggaacagttgaaggaactgggtatgtttagcctggaaaagaggaaactgagcgGCGATACTATAGCCAACTTCAatcatctgaagggctgtcccgtggaaggtggagcaagtttgttttctgatgTTCCGGAAGGgaagacctgaaccaatggcttcaaaggaTAAGGAGATtgcgactcaacatcaggaagaactttttgacagcaagagccattcaacagtggaacagtgggctctccttcattggaggtttttaaacagagcttgggtgtccatctgccagggatccgttagttgagattcttgtgttgcagggggttggactagatgacccttgggaccctttccaactctatgcttctatgatccTTTGCCATCTATAGATAATGCAACCATCCTGCAGGAGGATttgttccaactctgcagttctgtgattctaactcTCTGCTTCGGGGTGCTCAGCAAAGGGACCATGGCACAGGAAGCCAACAGATTCCAAAATTTAATGCTGGTCTCAGGCTCATGAACGCAGTGGTGCCCTGAGAAAGATGAGATATTGCAAGGGTGAGGAATCTCCAGCCCACAGGCCATTCCTGGACCTCCAGAGGAGTCCATTTCAGCCAATAagtccatccccaccccccagtttgtGATGCCAGCTGATGGGCAAGTTGGTGGGGGTTCAATCCTTTGTTGGCACCTGTTCTCAGTAGGGAACAGGGGTGTGCAGACAAAAGCAGCCGGATTCAGTCCCCAGCAAGTCGGCTgatgtgtggtttgtgtgtgtgtaggggttaaaccactgagccccttgggcttgccgatcagaaggtcagctgttcaaatcccctcgacagggtgagctccctttgctcggtccctgctcctgccaacgtagcagttcgaaagcacgtcaaagtgcaagtagataaataggtactgctctggcgggaaggtagacagtgtttctgtgcactgctctggttcgccagaaacggcttagtcatgctggccacatgacccggaagctctacgccagctccctcggccagtaaagcaagatgagcgccgcaacctcagagtcatccgcgactggacctaacggtcaggggtccctttacctttggggGGGTTAAATCCTGTTCAGTTTGGCAGGATCCCATGCAACCTCCTCTCTGATTCAGGAAGAGGGTTGCTTGGAAACTCCCGTTTAATATGAAGGCTTTCCCCTTCGTTTTAGCAGATTCTGGTGAAAAGCCTCTTCCTGTTTGTAGAGAAGAGGAATGAACCAGCTGGCAATCCCTTCTGAGTGGAGAGATGCTTTCACAGTACCaccaaccctccctccctccctattcaGAGTCCCCCCACAACTGTGCCAGTGACCACTGGcacagagaagctgaatgaaagGGGGGAGGGCATGAATGTGGAGGAAAAGCACAATGCATTTTAACAAGCTCTTAATGGAAGGCAACAGCTAGGAGCAATCTAGAGCGATAGGCTGTGGATGATGACCCATCAAGCTGTTTCCAGCCCCCTGGCAACCACCCTGCGATCTCTGGCCCTCCGTCCAGGCACCTCCGGTCAATAGGCTATACGTGCTGAATTAATACCCCGCTGGGGCACATGCTGCCTGCATTTCCCCCAGCCAATGGGACAGCTCCTTTCCGATGGCACTCTTTAACAAGTTCACCCCTAACAGCTGGCACATCAGTGATGCATTGTGCCATTACGGCTTCCTACTCACAGCACTGTTTAAAAAATAAGGAGAATACAAGGCTATAAAAAGCTGGTAATTTATGACTCCCCACAGGTAAACTGTGAGCTCTGGGGCTATGCTCACACAACTCAATGGCTTCGGAGTTTGAGGAACTTCTTCCCTGTCCCCTTGCAATGGCTTCTGCTCTAGACACAGAACCACATGtgtacgtacgtgtgtgtgtgtgtgtgtttagatcagtggtggccaaacttggccctccagctgtttttggactacaactcccatcacccctagccaacaggaccagtggccagggatgatgggaattgtactcccaaaacagctggagggccaagtttggccactacTGGTTTAGATCAAAACCTGTTGCCAGCAGGCATCTATGTATTATATTGGAaccagttgtttaccacacttaAGAGGGagacaccttctctctctcttttaaaattgcatttatatcccacctttctttccctggctctgagccttcttcccctggggtttccctcccacccctcctctacATTCAGCTAGTCCATGACTCCTGATCTattaggtcctagtccagcattctaaacACTGCTCTTCACTGGTTcactgtcaggcttcggggaatcagatccctcccatggtggcagccaagaagcagataaacaagagttcttaccaagcacttcattcaatattcacagagagagatgaagaaATGCAATCTCTCTTAGATAATGAAGTTGCTCCAAGTcccaccccctctgtctctcctattctacgtcaccaTCTGAGCTTTCCGCCtcagctttctgttctactactctcaatgcccaCTTGGTCCTGGGAGttggggggtcaggaatgctttctaaagacatgcgagtctgtcagctgtctctcccctggtgtttcttcttcttcctgctgttcctctcccaatatttcccagcttctccgctctgcagcctctgaactatgtccttctgcaaaccactgttctaaatctatactgtcctcctgttttcaggaaggttcaggaggagggcggcccccaccattcttcctcattcCAGCCCCTGACATTCACCTTCTTCCAGCGTGCCATTTCTTAGTAGCCTTATGGTGGTTTTTGACCGCTCAACGCAATTACAGGGACCAGAGATATTTGCACTAGATCCACGATCTTCCAAGGCTTCAGTCACGCAGGCATTGTCGCCATCCAGACAAGGTCAGCGCAATGATCTCgcaatggggctgcccttgaagacactGTAGAGATCCCGAATGGTTCAAAACACCAGGATGCTGCCAGGGAGCAAGGTACTTGGGATCATGAAGCACTCTCCCTACAGCGGGTACATTGGTTACTAATTTGGTTCCAGCTTCAGGGCATGCTTTCTTGTGCTGGCTTTTCCCTTCAAAGCCCTATGATCTGGGACCCGGTTAGCGATGTGAAGGCtcaggaaaaaaacagaaaaattcaggggggggggcggttttttctggaagcctttttttccaaaaaattgaaaagataaaaaatagattatggaatgttttattttaacatgatgaataaaatattttaagataaggggttcaaatattttataaaccattttttaaaaatatgtatggtatcagattattctaatttatgTGGGGgaaagcaagtcctaggttacaaactgaactctctaatgcaagaacaagatacatttcttcctttaggaggtgttGCCACCAGAaatgaaaaaggtttcagttttgcttttgcatttgtgtggtatgcattggttctgttcctcttcactaggcttcaaagcactggaagaaaatatagagcaacaaaaagggcctgaaagtatatgtgctgtcgtggcaatcagagaagtgctatgaaagaaagaaaaaagaaaaatattttaaacattaaatgctgtaaaacagtattttaaaagtggaataaactaatttaagcatatagtagtagctaaagtggttaacagaccacacacatcagtgtgaggaaatacataaggtctcatgggcaaaacatgagaggtggagtaagcatgttacatagcaaacagtgatgaatgacaagttaaatttcagttcccgtttggatacactatattttttaatatgctagttgtgataattttatgcccattaaaattctccatagttatattttatgtttctaaagtaacagaatgactttcaatctggaaaagaaaaaagaagtgctaatatagcattttttccaatttttctgaaaatttccatttttttccGGGAAAAACCCAGGTTTTTttcccgagcttcaaaatttccaggaATTCTACATCTCTAGACCTGGTTACTGAAAGGCCTGGCTCTTCGCCTACCTGGTTTTTAAGATCCTCAGAGCAAGCCCTGCTCTCCCAGTAGATTGGACCCAATTGGCGAGTCAGGCCAATGATGATGGGATGTGCAAagtccagcaaaaaaaaacaagGGCCACAGATCTCCCATTGCTGCTCTGCAATGAGGGCTTTTAAACGGGCAGCACCTTCGCAGGTGCCCAGTGATGCCAGCCCTTGCCATCAGCACACCAAGCACAGGGCCCACACCAGCTGCCCACACCTGGCACACAAACAACAGCATATGCAAAGCAACAGCCAAGGGCCAAATCTTAAACACAACGCTGGGAATGTGCAATGTCACAGGGGTTAAAACTCTTGGCGTTCCCCCGGCGCACATTTAAACTaggcagcaaagagaaggaaGTCAAACAACGCAAGTTTGGACACTCAAATGGTACTGCCGATTTAATATTCTCTCCCACACACATGTCCCAAAATCTTGGCTCTGTAGAAATATAAACATTTATGTTTACAAGTACACACGGAAGTACAAATTTCAGCTGAACTTTATTTAAACGACGGCAATAGATACTCCCGCCATCTCCAGGTAAAGCAAAGAAACCAAGTTGAAAGGACTGCAAAATCCAGGGGTTCTTACTGGGGTGGTTGATGGCATCTGTGGATTAGGAtggcccccccccttccccattttcttcTGCTTTCATCATCCAGAATGCTTCCTCCTTCTAAATTTTCTCTCCCAGGATTGGTGGGTCTTAGCCCCACACCCACCATGCTTTGGAGCCACACTGTGGGAAGATGAGCACTTTGGATCTGGTTAATGCAAAGTTCACCCCTCCATAACGTCCCCAGTTTTGCTGTTAACCCCCACAGTCCTGACAGTGGAGCCGCAAAGGAGAGAACGGATCTGCAATGGAGAGCCTTGAGATGGGGGAACCTCTTACAGACCACTCTACCCTGGGACACCCTTTCAAGGACTGCCAGAGCAAACCCCTCAGTGCCCAATCTTCCATTCTTCCAATCTTGCCCCTCAGTGACTTCTTCAATTAGCAGttttcacattttcttttttctcatcaAACCATTACGTTAAATAAGGTCCACTTCGTTTTGATTCTCCTTTGCATTTTCCGCATTACATATGCATGAACGTGAGCAGCAGGATACCTGTCAATAATCAGAAAAGCTGAAAGGATATACATGTACATCCGATATGAGGGATGGGGAGGATGTGGCGGCGCCCCAAGATTCCAGCTCCAATCAGCACCAACCAACACGGCCACCGTctggggaggatgggagctgtagttcaacatctggaggcccccaGGTTCCCTGTTCCTGTTGTATTTCCTCAGCAACACTGGGAGCAAAGGCATAAGGGACACCGGCTGGTGTTCCGAAGGGCGTCCTGGTTGTGTCAGCACAGTCATCCCCATTGGAGATTGGGTGGGACCCGCCATCCACCAGGAGGCGGAGCCTGCAGGGAAGGTGGAAGATCCTGGACCGAAGGCCAACCAGGTGGATACTGGAAAACAGACTCTTCCTCCGAGAGGGGACTGAGAGAAGAAAAGCACAGCAGTGGAAATCAGatactttttatattaaaaaaaaaccctcagcccTCCAAGACTCCATATTTCTACAGAGCTGTTGCAGGGCTCGGGGTGCAGCAACAACATCTCAGTAACCTttgcaacaacaaccctgtgaggtagggtcaGTGTCAACATCTCAATATTGCAAACAGGGAGGGTCAGACTGGAAGGTCATGGCTTGGCTGGAGTCACCGAATTAGGGAAACCCCAAGGTGAGATTTGAAGAATGCACTTCCTGGCCCACGGGTACAAGTTCTTGCCAAAGGACAACTTCCTTCTGTTAAAGTCAGACTGTCTTAGGTGGGACTTTGctgttccagatgttgctgaactgcaactcccatcatcccccgaCCGCCGGCCAGCCTGCTGGGGcccatgggagttggagtccaacaacatctggaggtctcaAAGGTCCCTGTCCCCAGTCTacctgcagtggctctccagggtttcagacagggggcttTCCCACACCTATGTGGAGATGCCGGGCATTGAACCACACTGGCCTAGTAGCTTTCCACTTCCCCTCCTAATGCAATTAAGAAcgtaagagcctggctgctggatcaggccaatggcctgtcaggtggcagaggatgcaacccccacggcaggttgccaggaatggataagacaagcaAAAGTCCTTACtgactgctttttattcaatattcacagagagaggcttggaaacacagcctcttggaataatggcgtgGTCCTGAGAGTGTCtccgccccctttcccccccacttcctcattcgtcacctTGTCCCCTATGGGTGGcgctgagggccctttgcttctgagccctttgctctcctactttcaaggccccCCCGGGTTCTGCGAGAGGGGGCTcttgaatgctttctaaagacatgcgagtctgtcagctgtctctcccctggtgcttcttcttcctgctgctctcccaatatttcccagcttctcccctctgcagcctctgaacccttctgcaaaccacagttctaaatctatactgtcctgtTTTCAGgaaggttcggggggggggggcggcctccaccattcttcctcagtccagcccctgacattcACCTTCTTCCAGCTGTTGCCCTCCTGGtgttccctcttcctcctcctcctcctctcccattatttcccagctttcccccctctgagctgtgacctccctcaaactcctgttgtaattctgaactgtcttcttctcctctggaagggtcaggacggggaggcggtctccaccattcttctTCTGCCCGGGCCCAggcatggcccatctagtccagcataccgCTGTCAGTTTCCAACCCTATGCCTCTCCTggaaaatctgcaagcaggacccgagtgcaagagcactctcccctcccacattgctgcttccaactgtggaggcagagcattgccatcaCCTAAATCTCGCCCGCCCCCAGCTGCAGATAGCACATTACCTGTCAGTCTGAGCTGTGCCAAGCCGCTTGGCTCTCTTCTCCAGCCACTCATCAATGGTGCCAGGCGTGGCGACTGCCTTGTCCTGCCGCTGCTCTTTCGCCCTCCTctcttctgtttttttggaaagaaGGGCAATCTCATTTAGCCCGACAGCCTTTCGCCCCATTGAACACACTCAAGAGTTATTTCTCCTTGTATTCCTGCAGCTGACAGTTCTGGCCCGGGCGCTGTGGTTCCCTTTACGGAACCACCTTCCCAGCTGCCGTTCCCAGCTGCCGTTCTGCGATTTGGCCACTTCTGGGTGGATGGCTCTGCCTTCCCATCTTATCCAGTCCTCGACCTACGCAGCTCCAAATCCTGGAAcagctttttttttatataagaacaacagcaacaacgtcCTTTGCCTTGGCAGAATTTGTACAAGCGTGGATCACCAACAGGGGAGAGCGCCAATGAGACTCACAGGTTGTGCCCAGAGCAGCAAGAGAAGGGCCAGCTGCAACTCCTGCTTCAGAAGACAGGTCCTTGTAGCTCTCCGAAAACAGACAGAAGTGGCACAATAACATCAAAAGAGCTCTGAAGGATCAGGGCCaatagtccagcgtcctgttctcactgtggctaaCCAGAAGCCTTTTCTGCTAAGCCCACAAGCCGGACCCAAATACAAGAacattctctcctcctgtggcttcctgcaactaaaattcagaagcattactgcaggCAACCccagactcagccctccagatg encodes:
- the ZMAT5 gene encoding zinc finger matrin-type protein 5 isoform X1; its protein translation is MGKRYFCDYCNRSFQDNLHNRKKHLNGVQHLRAKKVWYDLFRDSATILQEEQSKKPCREFLLSGRCDFGPNCRFSHMTEEDLEQLNAHVQVPSRRKSLFSSIHLVGLRSRIFHLPCRLRLLVDGGSHPISNGDDCADTTRTPFGTPAGVPYAFAPSVAEEIQQEQGTWGPPDVELQLPSSPDGGRVGWC